The following coding sequences are from one Bradyrhizobium sp. WSM471 window:
- a CDS encoding HAMP domain-containing sensor histidine kinase, with protein sequence MGRLRARLVGVLRAVPIRWRILSIAALNSAVVIVLVGLIWNGSQVLGSAWDDVRQVRESDRILALLESETGRLHNLIHRYINQPSSDLFAEILLLREAVLGTLANRAAKDPMLSGSVEELERTTERFLNGFGELRGVQATIARTYEDQVQGPARDMAGLYSIIEGATGHRDALIWPSLGKSREAFTAMLVAANSYYLSLSPGAADDARRNTETIEKTIPVMIDLADNDLQRMALRRLAARTAALREGFAKLSEQLTNRTELLRNTIDANQAEAIGAIDDLSTKMRQREQKAQETFDRTLADISRRVLSIAVIFLGIILTAGVLIALSIRLPLQQIMAAMRAITLGDLGREVQGTRARDEVGAMARAVEVFRENAIAKRQTEDELRASKEKAESALLELNAAQQNLIDAERLAALGGLVAGVAHEVNNPIGISLTVASSFARRTEIFEAQLKGDGGLRRSQLEEFVQSSRDASQQLVANLQRAGELIQSFKQVAVDRSHAERRQFSLSEATDQIIASLRPVLKRSPITLQVDMPEGLLLDGYPGSYGQILTNLFLNAANHAFADGRAGTITISARPRGADDVEIIFTDDGAGMTSDVQRQAFDPFFTTRRNEGGTGLGLHIVYNLVTQQLGGRMMLESKLGQGTTFRIIMPRVARGGGQSTETDGTSQWPNRTMSST encoded by the coding sequence ATGGGGCGGCTGCGCGCGCGGCTGGTCGGCGTGCTCCGGGCGGTGCCGATCCGCTGGCGCATCCTGTCGATCGCGGCGCTGAACTCCGCCGTGGTCATCGTGCTGGTCGGGCTGATCTGGAACGGCTCGCAGGTGCTCGGCTCGGCCTGGGACGACGTGCGCCAGGTGCGCGAGTCCGACCGGATCCTGGCGCTGCTCGAAAGCGAGACCGGGCGGCTGCACAATCTGATCCACCGCTACATCAACCAGCCGAGCTCCGACCTGTTCGCCGAGATCCTGCTGCTGCGCGAGGCGGTGCTGGGTACGCTGGCCAACCGTGCCGCCAAGGACCCGATGCTGTCGGGCTCGGTCGAGGAGCTGGAGCGCACCACCGAGCGCTTCCTCAATGGCTTCGGCGAGCTGCGCGGCGTGCAGGCCACCATCGCCAGGACCTATGAGGATCAGGTGCAGGGACCGGCCCGGGACATGGCCGGGCTCTATTCCATCATCGAAGGCGCCACCGGCCATCGCGACGCGCTGATCTGGCCTTCGCTGGGCAAGTCGCGCGAGGCCTTCACCGCGATGCTGGTCGCGGCCAATTCCTACTATCTGTCGCTGTCACCGGGTGCGGCCGACGACGCCCGCCGCAACACCGAGACGATCGAGAAGACCATCCCCGTGATGATCGATCTCGCCGACAACGACCTCCAGCGCATGGCGCTGCGACGGCTCGCGGCCCGGACCGCCGCGCTGCGCGAGGGCTTCGCAAAGCTCTCCGAGCAGCTCACGAACCGTACCGAGCTGCTGCGCAACACCATCGACGCCAACCAGGCCGAGGCGATCGGCGCCATCGACGATCTCTCCACCAAGATGCGCCAGCGCGAGCAGAAGGCGCAGGAGACGTTCGACCGCACGCTGGCGGACATTTCCCGTCGTGTTCTTTCCATCGCCGTGATTTTCCTCGGCATCATCCTCACCGCCGGCGTGCTGATCGCGCTGTCAATCCGGCTGCCGCTGCAGCAGATCATGGCGGCGATGCGCGCGATCACGCTCGGCGACCTCGGCCGCGAGGTGCAGGGCACGCGCGCGCGCGACGAAGTCGGGGCCATGGCGCGCGCGGTGGAAGTATTCCGCGAAAACGCGATCGCGAAGCGCCAGACCGAGGACGAGTTGCGCGCGTCCAAGGAGAAGGCCGAGAGTGCGCTGCTCGAGCTCAACGCCGCGCAGCAGAATCTGATCGATGCCGAGAGGCTCGCCGCCCTCGGCGGCCTCGTCGCCGGCGTCGCGCACGAGGTCAACAATCCGATCGGCATCAGCCTCACCGTTGCGTCGAGTTTTGCCCGGCGCACCGAGATTTTCGAGGCCCAGCTCAAGGGCGACGGCGGCCTGCGCCGCTCGCAGCTGGAAGAATTCGTGCAGTCCTCGCGCGACGCCTCGCAGCAGCTCGTCGCCAATCTGCAGCGCGCCGGCGAACTGATCCAGTCGTTCAAGCAGGTCGCGGTCGACCGCTCCCATGCCGAGCGGCGGCAGTTCTCACTGAGCGAAGCCACCGACCAGATCATCGCGAGCCTGCGCCCGGTGCTGAAGCGCTCGCCGATCACGCTCCAAGTCGACATGCCCGAGGGACTGCTGCTCGATGGCTATCCCGGCTCCTATGGCCAGATCCTGACCAACCTGTTCCTCAATGCCGCCAACCACGCCTTTGCCGACGGCCGCGCCGGCACGATCACGATCTCGGCGCGCCCCCGCGGGGCCGACGACGTCGAGATCATCTTCACCGATGACGGGGCCGGCATGACCTCCGACGTGCAGCGCCAAGCCTTTGACCCATTCTTTACCACCAGGCGCAATGAAGGTGGCACGGGACTCGGCCTCCATATCGTCTATAACCTCGTCACCCAGCAGCTCGGCGGGCGCATGATGCTGGAATCCAAGCTGGGACAAGGCACCACATTTCGCATTATCATGCCCCGGGTCGCCAGGGGCGGCGGGCAAAGCACAGAGACTGACGGGACTTCTCAATGGCCGAACAGGACGATGTCCTCCACCTGA
- a CDS encoding ABC transporter permease produces MLTMIGKRLMFAIPSLIGVVIVTFLLTRALPGDPAAYFAGPAATKEAVEQIRKKLGLDKPLIEQFFRYTNDLAHGDFGNSLTTGQPVAAEIRNRLPASAELTLLGLIVSIVIAIPLGVLAATRPGSWVDHLCRVTTTAGVSLPVFFTGLVLVYVFYFQLGWSPAPLGRLDVFYSAPPTVTGFYLIDTLIARDFEAFRSACSQLILPATTLAIFSLAPIARMTRASMLAVLSSEFVRTARASGLSPATVIVTYAFRNAMLPVITTLSMVFSFLLGANVLVEKVFAWPGIGSYAVEALISSDFAPVQGFVLTMAVMYVLLNLVIDILYGVIDPRVRLEG; encoded by the coding sequence ATGCTGACCATGATCGGCAAGCGCCTGATGTTCGCGATTCCCTCGCTGATCGGGGTCGTCATCGTCACCTTCCTGCTGACCCGCGCGCTGCCGGGCGATCCCGCCGCGTATTTCGCGGGACCCGCCGCAACGAAAGAAGCCGTCGAGCAGATCCGCAAGAAGCTTGGCCTCGACAAGCCGCTGATCGAGCAGTTCTTCCGCTACACCAACGATCTCGCCCATGGCGATTTCGGCAACTCGCTCACGACCGGCCAGCCGGTCGCGGCCGAGATCCGCAACCGCCTGCCGGCCTCCGCCGAGCTGACGCTGCTCGGCCTCATCGTCTCGATCGTGATCGCGATTCCGCTCGGCGTACTGGCGGCGACCCGGCCGGGATCGTGGGTCGATCATCTCTGTCGCGTCACGACGACGGCCGGCGTGTCGCTGCCGGTGTTCTTCACCGGTCTCGTGCTGGTCTATGTCTTCTATTTCCAGCTCGGCTGGTCGCCTGCGCCGCTTGGCCGGCTCGATGTGTTCTACAGCGCGCCGCCGACGGTGACAGGCTTCTATCTGATCGACACCCTGATCGCGCGCGACTTCGAGGCGTTCCGTTCGGCCTGCAGCCAGCTCATCCTGCCGGCGACGACGCTTGCGATCTTCTCGCTGGCGCCGATCGCGCGCATGACGCGGGCCTCGATGCTAGCGGTGCTGTCGTCCGAATTCGTGCGCACCGCGCGCGCCAGCGGCCTGTCGCCGGCGACCGTCATCGTCACTTACGCCTTCCGCAATGCGATGCTCCCGGTGATCACCACGCTGAGCATGGTGTTCTCCTTCTTGCTGGGCGCCAACGTGCTGGTCGAGAAAGTGTTCGCCTGGCCCGGCATCGGCTCCTATGCGGTCGAAGCGCTGATCTCGTCGGACTTCGCGCCGGTGCAGGGTTTCGTACTGACCATGGCGGTGATGTACGTGCTGCTCAATCTCGTGATCGACATTCTCTACGGCGTGATCGATCCACGCGTGCGGCTGGAAGGGTAG
- a CDS encoding ABC transporter ATP-binding protein: protein MTAQPLLDVQDLTVEFTTRRGIVKAVQHVNISVAKGETLAIVGESGSGKSVTSYAVMRILDRAGRIAEGSVMFSGIDVKAATEDQMRDLRGREVSMIFQNPRAALNPIRKVGDQIEDVLRTHVQQAMVSDRGEKAIEALEQVKIARPRERYHAYPFELSGGMCQRVVIALALACNPQLLIADEPTTGLDVTTQKAVMDLIVELTKRKAMSTILITHDLGLAAAYCDRVVVMEKGRVVETAKAADIFANPQHPYTKKLMRATPRLGVSLRDLLPEEEGAAVVAGPDPAIHQASQDEAKKSGQPLLLIDKLVKEYPRQGATATLGKLFGRKPPVEPDVFRAVDGISFSVGHGESVGLVGESGCGKSTTSMMVMRLLDQTSGLIQFDGEDIGAIAPAGFARLPQRSRIQMVFQDPTDSLNPRFTAVRAIADPIMQLGDIRGRDALRARCEELATMVGLPHNLLDRFPHQLSGGQKARVGIARAIALHPKLVILDEPTAALDVSVQAVVLNLLQDLKARLGMSYLFVSHDLNVVRLLCDRVIVMRSGRIVEEGSSERVLSDPQDDYTKELLTAIPHPPLQTLGAH, encoded by the coding sequence ATGACCGCCCAGCCTCTGCTCGACGTCCAGGACCTCACCGTCGAATTCACCACCCGCCGCGGCATCGTGAAAGCGGTGCAGCACGTCAACATTTCCGTCGCCAAGGGCGAGACGCTCGCCATTGTCGGCGAGTCCGGCTCCGGCAAGTCGGTGACCTCCTATGCCGTGATGCGCATCCTCGACCGTGCCGGGCGGATCGCCGAGGGCTCGGTGATGTTCTCGGGCATCGACGTGAAGGCCGCGACCGAGGACCAGATGCGCGATTTGCGCGGTCGCGAAGTCTCGATGATCTTCCAGAACCCGCGCGCCGCGCTCAACCCGATCCGGAAGGTCGGCGACCAGATCGAAGACGTGCTGCGCACCCATGTCCAGCAGGCCATGGTTTCGGACCGCGGCGAGAAGGCGATCGAGGCGCTGGAACAGGTCAAGATCGCCCGCCCGCGCGAGCGCTATCACGCCTATCCGTTCGAATTGTCGGGCGGCATGTGCCAGCGCGTCGTCATCGCGCTCGCGCTCGCCTGCAATCCCCAGCTGCTGATCGCGGACGAGCCGACGACCGGATTGGACGTCACCACGCAGAAGGCGGTGATGGATCTGATCGTCGAGCTGACCAAGCGCAAGGCGATGTCCACCATCCTGATCACGCACGACCTCGGCTTGGCCGCCGCCTATTGCGACCGCGTCGTGGTGATGGAAAAGGGCCGGGTGGTCGAGACCGCGAAAGCCGCCGACATCTTCGCCAACCCGCAGCACCCCTACACGAAGAAGCTGATGCGCGCGACGCCCAGGCTCGGCGTGAGCCTGCGGGATCTGTTGCCGGAGGAGGAGGGCGCAGCTGTCGTGGCCGGGCCTGACCCGGCCATCCATCAGGCTTCGCAAGACGAGGCCAAGAAGAGCGGGCAGCCCCTTCTCCTCATCGACAAGCTGGTCAAGGAATATCCCCGCCAGGGTGCCACCGCCACGCTCGGCAAATTGTTCGGCCGCAAGCCGCCGGTGGAGCCGGACGTGTTCCGCGCGGTCGACGGCATCAGCTTCTCGGTCGGCCATGGCGAGAGCGTTGGCCTGGTCGGCGAGTCCGGCTGCGGCAAATCGACCACGTCGATGATGGTGATGCGGCTGCTGGACCAGACCTCGGGCCTGATCCAGTTCGACGGCGAGGACATCGGCGCCATCGCGCCCGCCGGCTTTGCCCGGCTGCCGCAGCGTAGCCGCATCCAGATGGTGTTCCAGGATCCCACCGACAGCCTCAACCCGCGCTTCACCGCCGTGCGCGCCATCGCCGATCCCATCATGCAGCTCGGCGACATCAGGGGGCGCGACGCGCTCCGCGCCCGCTGCGAGGAACTCGCCACCATGGTGGGCCTGCCGCACAATCTGCTGGATCGCTTCCCGCACCAATTGTCGGGCGGCCAGAAGGCCCGCGTCGGCATCGCCCGCGCCATTGCCCTGCACCCGAAACTCGTCATCCTGGACGAGCCGACCGCCGCGCTCGACGTCTCGGTCCAGGCGGTGGTCCTCAATCTGCTCCAGGACCTCAAGGCGCGGCTAGGTATGAGTTATCTGTTCGTCTCGCATGATTTGAACGTAGTGCGCTTGTTGTGCGATCGTGTCATTGTCATGCGGTCGGGTCGAATCGTCGAGGAAGGATCTTCCGAGAGGGTCTTGAGCGATCCGCAGGACGACTACACCAAGGAGCTGCTGACGGCGATCCCGCACCCGCCGCTGCAGACACTGGGTGCACATTGA
- a CDS encoding ABC transporter permease: MSTVAPAVEPVGPARTSGFVALLDQTRYVLGENKVTGFAFALLVVILLAAIFGPYVVPYDPLASDTAASLKPPSAAHWFGTDQLGRDIFSRVVVATRLDTFIAVASVVLVFLMGGLAGIAAGYFGGWTDRIVGRIADTIMAFPLFVLAMGIVAALGNTVQNIILATAIVNFPLYARVARAEANVRRNAGFVQAARLSGNGEFRILLVHILPNIMPIMIVQMSLTMGYAILNAAGLSFIGLGVRPPTAEWGIMVAEGAGFMVSGEWWIALFPGLALMIAVFCFNLLGDGLRDIVDPQRRT; this comes from the coding sequence ATGAGCACCGTTGCGCCTGCTGTTGAACCCGTCGGTCCCGCGCGGACGTCAGGGTTCGTCGCGCTGCTCGACCAGACCCGCTACGTGCTCGGCGAGAACAAGGTCACCGGTTTTGCCTTCGCGCTGCTGGTCGTGATCCTCCTTGCCGCGATCTTCGGCCCCTATGTGGTGCCGTATGATCCGCTGGCGTCCGACACCGCGGCGTCGCTCAAGCCGCCATCGGCCGCGCACTGGTTCGGCACCGATCAATTGGGCCGCGACATCTTCAGCCGGGTCGTGGTGGCGACGCGGCTCGATACGTTCATCGCGGTCGCCTCCGTCGTGCTGGTGTTTTTGATGGGCGGGCTCGCCGGCATCGCCGCCGGCTATTTCGGCGGCTGGACCGATCGCATCGTCGGCCGCATCGCCGACACCATCATGGCGTTCCCGCTGTTCGTGCTGGCGATGGGCATCGTCGCTGCGCTCGGCAACACCGTGCAGAACATCATCCTGGCCACGGCCATCGTGAATTTCCCGCTCTATGCCCGCGTCGCGCGCGCCGAAGCCAACGTGCGCCGCAACGCCGGCTTCGTGCAGGCGGCGCGGCTGTCCGGCAACGGCGAATTCCGCATTCTCCTCGTGCATATCCTGCCGAACATCATGCCGATCATGATCGTGCAGATGTCGCTGACCATGGGCTACGCCATTCTCAATGCCGCAGGTCTGTCCTTCATCGGCCTCGGCGTCCGCCCGCCGACGGCGGAATGGGGCATCATGGTCGCCGAAGGCGCCGGCTTCATGGTGTCAGGCGAATGGTGGATCGCGCTATTCCCGGGCCTCGCTTTGATGATCGCCGTGTTCTGCTTCAACCTCCTCGGCGACGGCCTGCGCGACATCGTCGACCCCCAGCGGAGGACGTGA
- a CDS encoding DUF4089 domain-containing protein — MAEPLDDYIDAVTKALALPVEEAWRSSIRANLEVSLRLGRLVDEFALPDETEPAPVFTV; from the coding sequence ATGGCCGAACCGCTGGACGATTATATCGACGCTGTCACCAAAGCGCTGGCGTTGCCCGTCGAGGAAGCATGGAGGTCGTCCATCCGCGCCAATCTCGAGGTCTCGCTGCGGCTCGGCCGCCTCGTCGACGAATTCGCGCTGCCGGACGAGACCGAGCCGGCGCCCGTGTTCACGGTCTGA
- a CDS encoding TRAP transporter substrate-binding protein → MPVLNRAERSRTGVVFVALLIAICATGAAAREFRAADTQTEDYPTVQALRYMGALIAERSGGRHEVKVFHSRQLGEEKETIEQTRVGAIDLNRTNVALIGNFVPAMNVLAMPFLFRSIEHMQKVLDGPVGSEILGSFEPYGFVGLAFYDSGARSIYNGVRPVRNVADLKGLRIRVQQSELMSQMIRALGAEPVEMPYGQVLAGLANHLIDGAENNWPSYVTTDHYKHAGYLALTEHTMSPEVLVISLKAWKSLSADDQTIFREAAQRSSRFMREKWRDLEEQSQRKAEAAGVTIVRDIDRKPFEDAMVAIYAKAGQDPAAAALIERIRKVE, encoded by the coding sequence GTGCCAGTGTTGAACCGTGCCGAACGCTCGCGGACCGGGGTGGTTTTCGTCGCGCTTCTGATCGCCATCTGCGCGACGGGAGCCGCTGCGCGTGAATTCCGCGCCGCCGACACCCAGACCGAGGATTATCCGACCGTGCAGGCGCTGCGCTACATGGGCGCCCTGATCGCCGAGCGCAGCGGCGGCCGCCACGAGGTCAAGGTATTCCACTCCCGCCAGCTCGGCGAGGAGAAGGAGACCATCGAGCAGACCCGGGTTGGCGCGATCGACCTCAACCGGACCAATGTGGCGCTGATCGGCAACTTCGTCCCGGCGATGAACGTGCTGGCGATGCCGTTCCTGTTCCGGTCCATCGAGCACATGCAGAAGGTGCTGGACGGACCGGTCGGCAGCGAGATTCTCGGCAGCTTCGAGCCCTATGGCTTCGTTGGCCTCGCCTTCTACGATTCCGGCGCGCGGTCGATCTACAACGGCGTCCGCCCGGTCAGGAACGTCGCCGACCTCAAGGGATTGCGGATCCGGGTGCAGCAGTCGGAGTTGATGAGCCAGATGATCCGCGCGCTCGGCGCGGAGCCGGTCGAGATGCCCTATGGGCAGGTGCTTGCCGGGCTTGCCAACCATTTGATCGACGGCGCCGAGAACAACTGGCCCTCCTACGTGACCACGGACCATTACAAGCATGCCGGCTATCTCGCCCTCACCGAGCACACGATGAGCCCCGAAGTGCTGGTGATCTCGCTGAAGGCCTGGAAAAGCCTCTCGGCCGACGACCAGACCATCTTCAGGGAAGCCGCGCAGCGCTCCAGCCGCTTCATGCGCGAGAAATGGCGCGACCTCGAGGAGCAGTCGCAGCGCAAGGCGGAAGCAGCGGGCGTCACCATCGTCAGGGATATCGACCGCAAGCCGTTCGAGGACGCGATGGTCGCGATCTACGCCAAGGCCGGGCAGGATCCGGCCGCGGCCGCGCTGATCGAACGCATCCGCAAGGTGGAGTGA
- a CDS encoding phosphotransferase produces MTSVPSQILPTFTDAAAFRAFRCDASRWLPIALDIARSHGLDVSAPHVFATGTNLVVGLGDHLILKIFPPLLRAQFVSERGSLTQLAGRLHLPIPEIVAEGERDGWPYLVVTRLAGALGSEVWPQLAEAQKERVLRQIGETIASVQRAPLGPLAQIEPRWDDFMRAQMQGCKVRHTRLGLAPKFLRGLDDLLVDAAALIPMDAPPVILIGEYIPENFLLTCHDDQWLLAGLFDFGDVLAGWRDYDLLGPSAFMAAGRAGRVRNLLEGFGYAKLDFALKRRLMALMLLHRASDLNSHVCIDGWQDKADDLVQLQELIWAG; encoded by the coding sequence ATGACCAGCGTTCCATCGCAAATCTTGCCAACTTTCACCGACGCTGCTGCCTTTCGCGCCTTTCGCTGCGACGCGTCGCGATGGCTGCCGATCGCGCTCGACATCGCGCGCAGCCACGGCCTCGATGTCAGCGCGCCGCACGTGTTTGCCACCGGCACCAATCTCGTGGTGGGGCTCGGCGATCACCTGATCCTGAAAATCTTCCCGCCGCTGCTCCGCGCGCAATTCGTTTCCGAGCGCGGCTCGCTGACGCAGCTTGCCGGCCGCCTTCATCTGCCGATTCCCGAGATCGTCGCCGAAGGCGAGCGCGATGGCTGGCCTTATCTCGTCGTCACACGCCTTGCCGGCGCGCTCGGTTCGGAGGTCTGGCCGCAATTGGCGGAAGCGCAGAAGGAGCGCGTGCTGCGCCAGATCGGCGAGACCATTGCGTCCGTGCAGCGCGCCCCGCTCGGCCCGCTCGCACAGATCGAGCCGCGCTGGGACGACTTCATGCGCGCCCAGATGCAGGGCTGCAAGGTGCGGCATACGCGCCTTGGCCTGGCGCCGAAATTCCTCAGAGGCCTCGACGACCTCCTGGTTGATGCGGCCGCGCTCATACCGATGGATGCGCCGCCGGTGATCCTGATCGGCGAGTACATTCCGGAGAACTTCCTGCTCACCTGCCATGACGATCAATGGTTGCTCGCCGGCCTGTTCGACTTCGGCGACGTGCTGGCAGGGTGGCGCGACTACGATCTGCTCGGCCCCAGCGCCTTCATGGCAGCGGGCCGGGCCGGCCGCGTGCGCAACCTGCTCGAAGGCTTTGGCTATGCGAAGCTCGACTTCGCGCTCAAGCGCCGCCTGATGGCACTGATGCTCCTGCATCGCGCCAGCGACCTCAACAGCCACGTCTGCATCGACGGCTGGCAGGACAAGGCCGACGATCTGGTCCAGCTTCAGGAGCTGATCTGGGCGGGATGA
- a CDS encoding ABC transporter substrate-binding protein, translating to MKRRDFLKSVSGLAAGAALPAMPPVISSAKADARSETLLIVSEGGPNNLDIHGVGTNVPGYEVSWNCYDRLISHEMKAGPGGVPYYDRDKFKGELAESFKIDDMSVTFKLKKNAKFHDGAPVTAKDVKWSLDRAVSVGGFPTFQMSAGSLTKPEQFVVIDDYTVRIDFLKKDKLTIPDLAVIVPCIVNSELVKKNASEKDPWGLEYTKQQTAGSGAYKVTKWTAGTEVVMERNDDWVGGPLPKIKRVIWRMVPQAGNRRALLERGDADISYELPFKDFQEMKASGKLNVVSLPFSNGIQYIGMNVTKPPFDNPKVRQAVAYAIPYQKIMDAVMFGLANPMFGAAKDKPTEVAWPQPHKYNTDMEKAKALMAEAGYANGFDTTISFDLNFAGVNEPLCVLVQESLAQIGIKTTINKVPGANWRTELNKKEMPLFTNVFSGWLDYPEYFFYWCYHGNNSVFNTMSYKSAAMDKLIDGARAAAATGDTATYDTDVKGFVDLAYSDIPRIPLYQPFVNVAMQKNISGYQYWFHRRLDYRAMAKG from the coding sequence ATGAAGCGCCGCGATTTCCTCAAGTCCGTTTCCGGATTGGCCGCTGGCGCGGCGCTTCCGGCCATGCCGCCCGTGATCTCGTCGGCCAAGGCCGATGCGCGCTCGGAGACGTTGCTGATCGTCTCGGAAGGCGGCCCCAACAATCTCGATATCCACGGCGTCGGCACCAATGTGCCCGGCTACGAGGTGTCCTGGAATTGCTACGACCGCCTGATCAGCCACGAGATGAAGGCCGGTCCCGGCGGCGTGCCCTATTACGACCGCGACAAGTTCAAGGGCGAACTCGCCGAGAGCTTCAAGATCGACGACATGTCGGTCACCTTCAAGCTGAAGAAGAACGCCAAATTCCACGACGGCGCGCCTGTCACCGCCAAGGATGTGAAGTGGTCGCTCGACCGCGCCGTCAGCGTCGGCGGCTTCCCCACCTTTCAGATGAGCGCGGGCTCGCTGACCAAGCCTGAGCAGTTCGTCGTGATCGACGACTACACGGTGCGCATCGACTTCCTGAAAAAGGACAAGCTGACGATCCCCGATCTCGCGGTGATCGTGCCCTGCATCGTCAACTCCGAGCTTGTGAAGAAAAATGCCAGCGAAAAAGATCCGTGGGGTCTTGAGTACACCAAGCAGCAGACCGCCGGCTCCGGCGCCTACAAGGTGACGAAGTGGACCGCCGGTACCGAAGTCGTGATGGAGCGCAACGACGATTGGGTCGGCGGCCCGCTGCCGAAGATCAAGCGCGTGATCTGGCGCATGGTGCCGCAGGCCGGCAATCGCCGCGCGCTGCTGGAGCGCGGCGACGCCGACATTTCCTATGAGCTGCCGTTCAAGGATTTCCAGGAGATGAAGGCGAGCGGCAAGCTCAACGTGGTGTCGCTGCCGTTCTCCAACGGCATCCAGTATATCGGCATGAACGTGACCAAGCCGCCGTTCGACAATCCCAAGGTCCGTCAGGCGGTCGCCTATGCGATTCCCTATCAGAAGATCATGGACGCGGTGATGTTCGGGCTGGCGAACCCGATGTTCGGCGCGGCCAAGGACAAGCCGACCGAAGTCGCCTGGCCGCAGCCGCACAAATACAACACCGACATGGAGAAGGCGAAGGCGCTGATGGCCGAGGCCGGCTATGCCAACGGCTTCGACACCACGATCTCGTTTGACCTGAATTTCGCCGGCGTCAACGAGCCGCTCTGCGTGCTGGTGCAGGAGAGCCTGGCCCAGATCGGCATCAAGACCACCATCAACAAGGTGCCCGGCGCCAACTGGCGCACCGAATTGAACAAGAAGGAGATGCCGCTCTTCACCAACGTGTTCTCGGGCTGGCTCGATTACCCCGAATACTTCTTCTACTGGTGCTATCACGGCAATAATTCCGTCTTCAACACCATGAGCTACAAGTCGGCGGCGATGGACAAGCTCATCGACGGCGCACGCGCAGCCGCCGCGACCGGCGACACCGCGACCTACGACACCGACGTGAAGGGCTTCGTCGACCTCGCCTACAGCGACATCCCCCGCATCCCGCTGTACCAGCCCTTCGTCAACGTCGCGATGCAGAAGAACATCAGCGGCTACCAATACTGGTTCCACCGGAGGCTGGATTATCGCGCGATGGCGAAGGGGTGA
- the ugpB gene encoding sn-glycerol-3-phosphate ABC transporter substrate-binding protein UgpB, producing MERAIVTSASRLLQVVATFAALSLAAPVRAATDIAWWHAMSGELGRQLEKLASDFNASQSDYRVVPTYKGSYTETVTAAIFAFRSRSQPAIVQVNEVATATMTAAKGAIYPVFSLMRDMNEPFSLNDYLPAVSGYYTDAAGNLLSFPFNSSTPILYYNKTMFRDAGLDPEAPPKTWPELGAAAKRLRDRGAVCGFTTSWPSWIHVENFSAFHNLPLATRTNGFAALDAELTINNPSLVRHVSQLSEWQKTKVFDYSGRGQSAEPRFQNGECGIFIGSSATRADIKANSKFEIGYGMMPYWPDVKGAPQNSIIGGATLWVLRDRPREEYKGVARFFAYLSQPGVQAAWHQNTGYLPVTRAAFELTRAQGFYERNSGSAISFEEITLHPPTENSKGIRLGSFVLIRGAIEDELEQAFAGRKSAQAALDAAVERGNKILRQFERASPDR from the coding sequence ATGGAAAGAGCCATCGTGACTTCAGCATCACGCCTTTTGCAGGTGGTTGCCACCTTTGCGGCCCTCTCATTGGCCGCGCCGGTGCGTGCCGCGACCGACATCGCGTGGTGGCACGCCATGTCCGGCGAGCTCGGCCGCCAGCTCGAGAAGCTTGCCTCCGACTTCAACGCCTCGCAGTCGGATTATCGCGTCGTGCCGACTTACAAGGGTAGTTACACCGAGACGGTGACGGCCGCGATTTTCGCATTCCGCTCGCGCAGCCAGCCCGCGATCGTCCAGGTCAACGAGGTCGCCACCGCCACCATGACCGCGGCCAAGGGCGCGATCTATCCCGTGTTCAGCCTGATGCGGGACATGAACGAGCCGTTCTCGCTCAATGACTACCTTCCTGCGGTCTCCGGCTACTACACCGATGCGGCCGGCAATCTCTTGTCATTCCCGTTCAATTCGTCGACGCCGATCCTCTATTACAACAAGACCATGTTCCGCGACGCAGGGCTCGATCCGGAGGCGCCGCCGAAGACCTGGCCGGAGCTTGGCGCTGCTGCAAAACGCCTGCGCGATCGCGGCGCGGTGTGCGGCTTCACCACATCCTGGCCGTCCTGGATCCATGTCGAGAACTTTTCGGCGTTCCACAACCTGCCGCTGGCGACGCGGACCAACGGCTTCGCCGCGCTCGATGCCGAGCTGACCATCAACAATCCGTCTCTCGTGCGTCATGTCTCCCAGCTCAGCGAGTGGCAGAAGACCAAGGTGTTCGACTATAGCGGCCGCGGCCAGTCGGCCGAGCCGCGCTTCCAGAACGGCGAATGCGGCATCTTCATCGGCTCCTCCGCGACGCGCGCCGACATCAAGGCGAATTCGAAGTTCGAGATCGGCTACGGCATGATGCCGTATTGGCCCGACGTGAAGGGCGCGCCGCAGAACTCGATCATCGGCGGCGCCACGCTATGGGTGCTGCGCGACCGTCCGCGCGAGGAATACAAGGGCGTGGCGCGGTTCTTCGCCTATCTGTCGCAGCCCGGCGTGCAGGCCGCCTGGCACCAGAACACCGGCTATCTGCCTGTGACCCGCGCCGCCTTCGAGCTGACGCGCGCGCAAGGTTTTTACGAGCGCAATTCCGGCTCGGCGATCTCGTTCGAGGAGATCACGCTGCACCCGCCGACGGAGAATTCGAAGGGCATCCGGCTCGGCTCCTTCGTGCTGATCCGCGGCGCCATCGAGGACGAGCTGGAGCAGGCCTTTGCCGGCCGCAAGAGCGCGCAAGCCGCGCTCGATGCCGCGGTCGAGCGCGGCAACAAGATCCTGCGCCAGTTCGAGCGCGCCAGCCCGGATAGGTAG